The Naumovozyma castellii chromosome 4, complete genome genome contains a region encoding:
- the CIK1 gene encoding Cik1p (ancestral locus Anc_6.289): MHNNSRIPSLSSLPPVNKKPKLSSPIPMSTTLKDVTNKMIGIPTESMTTPTYNNKLTYGNDDLMETFKKRERKLMKGINYLKNGIIEIEKEIIRCQDFEIPDTYDQIDGKVHDINLLKETLSHLITSLDAKENEIDASMKNEEMIICNLQMKFSIGVQELENELNQVLYDEDMKWERELNEVERMKPAQDLQLEMDELNLQLNDAMKEFHSITKENEHKCALFSNELEEEFEKFKNDKNKPMLDLRHQQEKLRINEETLTKQSMALESDIADNEEHIESLENEISKVEKLITETNKLNITLRHNVTTFSHKYNRECDITKKVEDKASILGITFNEQNQKMIFEKITRRKLENTIDERRGSVRCFAYIDKETLPSSYRINYTDRRISNIHTNESFFLNKIIEKQNCTIEEFFHNELRVYQDMCLTKNMDFTLITISKNELWRSNLISFISSTYLAHYHVDMQHVFIEDNEWVTVHDMIKPMDTNLPNIRYDRSEIQLGTNSFSLEQEQEQEPRLITEQPFTSNGVHLLKLKFIQRSNGRSINFYYVQLSGEGLPKRLQKVMSTSPTDLLDELLQFLTGKTKSCFLLDIEKESDYGPYLDLSSRMFQGDHSRKQPTIDA; the protein is encoded by the coding sequence aTGCATAATAATTCGAGGATACCATCCTTATCCTCCCTACCGCCGGTAAATAAGAAACCGAAGCTATCCTCGCCAATACCGATGTCCACCACTCTGAAGGATGTAACTAATAAAATGATAGGCATACCAACTGAATCAATGACGACACCAacatataataataagcTGACTTATGgtaatgatgatttgatGGAGACGTttaagaaaagagaaaggAAACTAATGAAGggaattaattatttaaagaatggaatcattgaaattgagaAGGAAATAATACGATGtcaagattttgaaataccTGATACTTACGATCAAATCGATGGGAAAGTTCATGATATTAACCTTTTGAAAGAGACATTGTCACATTTGATCACGTCATTGGATGCCAAGGagaatgaaattgatgccTCAATGAAGAATGAAGAGATGATTATTTGTAATTtacaaatgaaattttctaTTGGTGTACAAGAGTTAGAAAATGAGTTGAACCAAGTGTTATATGACGAGGATATGAAATGGGAAagagaattgaatgaaGTAGAACGAATGAAACCTGCTCAGGACCTTCAATTAGAGATGGATGAACTAAATTTGCAACTAAATGATGCGATGAAAGAGTTCCATTCCATTACTAAGGAGAATGAGCATAAATGTGCCTTGTTTTCCaatgaattagaagaagaatttgaaaagtttaaaaatgataagaataaaCCAATGCTTGATCTACGACATCAACAGGAAAAGCTTAGGATAAATGAAGAAACCTTGACCAAACAATCCATGGCTCTAGAGTCTGACATTGCTGACAATGAGGAACATATCGAGAGCCTAGAAAATGAGATATCCAAGGTAGAGAAGTTAATAACTGAgacaaataaattaaatattacACTTCGACACAACGTGACTACATTCAGCCATAAATATAACAGAGAATGTGACATCACAAAGAAAGTAGAGGATAAGGCATCCATTCTTGGAATTACCTTTAATGAACAGAAtcaaaaaatgatatttgaaaagataacCAGAaggaaattggaaaataccattgatgaaaggCGTGGTTCTGTACGATGTTTTGCATATATCGATAAGGAAACACTTCCATCCTCATACAGAATCAATTACACTGATAGACGAATATCTAATATTCATACCAACGAGTCATTCTTTCTcaataaaattattgaaaagcaAAATTGCACTATCGAGGAGTTTTTCCACAATGAACTAAGAGTGTATCAAGACATGTGCCTGACGAAAAATATGGATTTTACTCTTATAAcgatttcaaaaaatgaattatgGAGAAGTAATCTCATAAGCTTTATTTCATCAACATATCTTGCCCATTATCATGTTGATATGCAACATGTTTTCATTGAGGATAACGAATGGGTTACTGTCCATGATATGATTAAACCAATGGATACTAATCTCCCTAATATTCGTTATGATAGATCAGAAATTCAATTGGGAACAAACTCTTTCAGTCttgaacaagaacaagaacaagaaccaAGGTTAATTACAGAACAACCTTTTACTTCTAATGGAGTTCATTTATTAAAGCTGAAATTTATCCAGAGATCTAATGGAAGGTCCATCAATTTCTATTACGTCCAACTTAGTGGCGAAGGACTTCCTAAACGATTGCAAAAAGTAATGTCCACGTCACCAACTGATCTACTAGATGAACtacttcaatttttgaCAGGCAAGACCAAATCATGTTTTTTGTTGGATATAGAAAAGGAGTCCGACTACGGACCTTATCTTGATCTCTCCTCCCGTATGTTCCAGGGTGATCATTCAAGAAAACAGCCCACGATAGACGCATAA
- the TOM40 gene encoding TOM complex pore protein TOM40 (ancestral locus Anc_6.302) produces the protein MSSPVSISDFNKLPTNPGVSPMTPEQSQGSFWSSNPISSYVLETYRQVNAHRQGLVLTNPGTVENLNKEVSRDVFLTQYFFTGLRADLNKAFSLNPAFQTSHTFSIGSTSLPNYAFSALFADDNLFMQGNIDNDYSLSGRLNYGWDKNNISKANLQIANGQPTMVQLEQDYQASDFSINLKTLNPQFSSKGVFSGVAVGSLLQSITPNLSLGLEALYSRTQPSTPADAGVSYLTRYVSTKKDWIFSGQLQANGALIASFWRKITPNVEAGIETTLQAGMIPITDPMVGTPIGVQPTVEGSTTIGAKYEYRQSIFRGVLDSNGKIACFLERKILPTLSVLFCGEIDQFKQESKLGCGLQFETAGNQELLMMQQGLDSDGNPLQTPPSI, from the coding sequence ATGTCTAGTCCAGTTTCCATCTCAgatttcaacaaattgCCAACCAATCCGGGTGTATCTCCAATGACTCCGGAACAATCCCAAGGTAGTTTCTGGTCTTCCAATCCAATTTCCAGTTACGTCCTAGAGACCTACAGACAAGTTAATGCCCATAGACAAGGATTGGTTTTGACTAACCCTGGTACAGTGGAAAACTTAAATAAGGAAGTATCTCGTGATGTGTTTTTAACtcaatatttcttcaccGGGTTAAGAGCTGACTTGAATAAAGCTTTCTCTTTGAATCCAGCCTTCCAAACTTCACACACCTTTTCCATTGGGTCAACTAGTTTACCAAACTATGCATTTTCAGCTCTTTTCGctgatgataatttattcatgCAGGGAAATATCGATAATgattattcattatcagGTAGATTGAATTATGGTTGGGATAAGAACAATATTTCCAAGGCTAATTTACAAATTGCTAATGGTCAACCAACAATGGTTCAATTGGAACAAGATTATCAAGCTTCTGATTTCTCCATCAACTTGAAAACTTTAAACCCTCAATTCTCTTCAAAGGGTGTCTTTTCTGGTGTCGCTGTCGGTTCTCTACTACAAAGTATTACACCAAATCTCTCTCTTGGGCTAGAAGCTCTTTATTCGAGAACTCAACCATCTACTCCAGCGGATGCAGGTGTCTCTTACTTAACTCGTTATGTGTCTACAAAGAAGGATTGGATCTTTTCAGGTCAATTACAAGCTAATGGTGCATTAATTGCTTCATTCTGGAGAAAGATTACTCCAAATGTTGAAGCTGGTATTGAAACTACTTTGCAAGCTGGTATGATCCCAATTACTGATCCAATGGTCGGTACTCCAATTGGTGTCCAACCAACTGTGGAAGGTTCCACTACTATCGGTGCTAAATACGAATATAGACAATCTATTTTCCGTGGTGTACTTGATTCCAATGGGAAAATTGCATGCTTCTTAGAAAGAAAGATCTTACCAACTTTATCTGTTCTTTTCTGTGGTGAAATTGACCAATTTAAACAAGAATCTAAATTAGGTTGTGGGTTACAATTCGAAACTGCGGGAAACCAAGAACTTTTAATGATGCAACAAGGTTTGGATTCTGATGGGAACCCATTACAAACTCCTCCATctatttaa
- the INP1 gene encoding Inp1p (ancestral locus Anc_6.303) — MSKLNSQTNITSIPRSTSMHSSRERDGKASLEKPKSSSSALRTLKDTLKFKNSSKSSSKLPKSSSNNELTLANEKIRNNKNQVKRNVKENKQRMSAQRVSLFKYDNVEVMNCFVPVAATRQPSSSESTHSSNSTLRNRDTDTQSEHSLKSSTTIKIKPTSLMAKGPLEIYQILTPNAKSDEKEQTMNYLSIGRKGNLVHPLLPKLQVTRLNGNHDNIGFRFFITFYNPERFWEIEFLPTNEDDPESIEDLRHVIKDFESVISKICQYSSIEEELESSIPDLKKQDSLSENDDLSYLLEDEEEEEDQEGTQETNDGTLLIPKRGNDEVTEAFKNAMRNLVPSWNEINQTSINTLVRNPSNGRERSRTRRMSLYEETTILKDLTNFPNSMGKNTFSKSNKKDNRRSISVFSSYII, encoded by the coding sequence ATGAGTAAATTGAATTCACAAACAAACATAACATCTATTCCGAGGTCTACATCTATGCATTCTTCTCGAGAAAGAGATGGAAAAGCATCATTGGAGAAACCCAAATCTTCCTCATCTGCCCTGAGAACATTGAAAGATACAttgaaattcaagaataGCTCTAAGAGTAGCAGCAAATTACCTAAATCATCGtctaataatgaattgacACTAGCTAATGAAAAGATACGAAATAATAAGAATCAAGTAAAGAGAAACgtaaaggaaaataaacaaagaaTGTCAGCACAAAGGGTATCGTTATTCAAATATGATAATGTAGAAGTAATGAATTGTTTTGTCCCAGTAGCAGCTACGAGACAACCTTCCTCATCTGAATCTACTCATTCTAGCAACTCAACGTTACGAAATAGAGATACCGACACTCAAAGCGAGCATAGTTTGAAAAGTTCCACGACGATAAAGATTAAGCCTACATCTCTAATGGCAAAGGGGCCTTTAGAAATATATCAGATTCTTACACCCAATGCAAAAAGTGATGAAAAGGAACAAACtatgaattatttatcCATTGGTAGGAAGGGCAACCTGGTCCATCCATTACTACCAAAATTACAAGTGACCAGACTAAATGGTAATCACGATAACATTGGGTTTAGATTTTTTATTACATTCTATAACCCAGAGAGATTTTGggaaattgaatttctACCTACTAACGAGGATGATCCAGAATCCATAGAGGATTTGAGGCATGTAATAAAAGATTTCGAATCTGTGATTAGCAAAATTTGTCAGTATTCTAGTATTGAGGAAGAACTAGAGTCTTCGATAccagatttgaagaaacaagaCTCATTGAGTGAGAATGATGATCTAAGTTACCTTTTGGAGGAcgaggaagaagaggaagatcAAGAGGGCACACAGGAAACAAACGATGGAACGCTTCTCATACCGAAGCGTGGGAACGACGAAGTAACGGAGGCATTTAAGAATGCGATGAGGAATTTAGTACCATCGtggaatgaaattaatcaaaCTTCGATCAACACTTTAGTTAGGAACCCCTCAAATGGTAGAGAAAGAAGtagaacaagaagaatgaGTTTATATGAGGAAACGACCATACTAAAGGATTTAACTAACTTCCCTAATAGTATGGGAAAAAATACGTTCTCTAAAAGCAACAAGAAAGATAACCGTCGGTCAATTTCAGTATTCTCTTCTTATATAATATAG
- the ERG2 gene encoding C-8 sterol isomerase ERG2 (ancestral locus Anc_6.300), whose protein sequence is MKCLPVLLLIGIVGYMMNQLYYTWLPKNYIFDPQTINQICNTVIAAHSSTANTEDFSAETLLRDVRDALASHYGEEYINKYTREDWVFNNAGGAMGQMLILHASISEYVILFGTAVGTEGHSGVHFADDYFTILHGSQTAAFPYETEPEVYSPGMTHHLQKGYAKQYSMPSGSFALELAQGWIPCMLPFGFLDTFSSTLDLYTLWKTSYLTAKDMGKNLIQNCKF, encoded by the coding sequence ATGAAGTGTCTACCTGTTTTGCTCCTGATTGGTATCGTTGGATACATGATGAACCAATTGTACTACACATGGTTACCCAAAAATTACATCTTTGACCCACAAACAATAAATCAGATCTGTAACACGGTCATTGCTGCTCACAGTTCTACGGCCAACACCGAGGACTTCTCAGCTGAGACATTGTTAAGAGACGTGAGAGATGCCTTGGCTTCCCATTACGGTGAAGAATATATCAATAAGTACACTCGTGAAGACTGGGTCTTCAACAATGCCGGTGGTGCTATGGGCCAAATGTTGATCCTTCACGCATCCATATCAGAATATGTCATTCTATTTGGTACCGCAGTAGGAACAGAGGGCCACAGTGGTGTCCATTTTGCTGATGATTATTTCACCATCTTACATGGTTCACAAACTGCAGCCTTCCCATACGAAACAGAACCTGAAGTATATTCTCCAGGGATGACGCACCATTTGCAAAAGGGATATGCTAAGCAATATAGCATGCCAAGTGGATCTTTCGCTTTGGAATTGGCCCAGGGTTGGATTCCTTGCATGCTACCATTTGGTTTCTTGGATACTTTTTCAAGCACTTTAGATTTGTACACTTTGTGGAAAACTAGTTACTTGACCGCTAAGGATATGGGGAAGAACTTGATCCAGAACTGTAAGTTCTAG
- the CLN1 gene encoding cyclin CLN1 (ancestral locus Anc_6.293), whose amino-acid sequence MTTEYKQGLIVTAKQTYYPIELSNSELLAHYETIQEYNQDILSNIVSQSCKFKPDPKLIDQQPELDPHTSRSITITFLFELSIMTRVTNGIFFQAVRLFDRYCSKRVVLKDQVKLVLATCLWLAAKTWGGCNHIINNVTVPTGGRFYGPNPRARIPRVSELVHYCGGSEVFDESMFMQMEGHILDTLNWDVYEPMINDYILNVDENCLIQYELYKSQAEYAEKLSQNRNSQLSQDSDATVDEEDEDSSMKDEDQELNSKIKLIELKKFLIDLSTWQYDLLKYELFEMSHGIFTMINRFTNQDQTPFLAFPIPSTNTQAQILNIFIKGICNVPHSLLEVYKGKDGIMQFISIVNEYQRKLEISSAMDLSRKNSFRSGYYDPQTIIACSPIYSRNGTPIRNVSASSDISVFSNIEQSSPLTPQMSGTYAQFKNESACGSVISVNSVTNHNINSMNKGSYTDCMDYNKENRIPNSLSQVPPRAKFINTGVFHSPTDTIHSGTNISDNSSLTSLGISNIYENVA is encoded by the coding sequence ATGACTACTGAATATAAGCAAGGTTTAATCGTCACTGCCAAACAAACATACTATCCAATTGAACTCTCCAATTCGGAATTATTAGCACATTATGAAACAATCCAAGAATATAACCAGGACATCTTATCCAATATTGTTTCTCAATCATGTAAATTTAAGCCAGATCCCAAATTAATTGATCAGCAACCAGAATTGGATCCTCATACTTCTAGATCAATAACCATCACATTCCTATTTGAATTGTCCATAATGACCCGAGTAACCAACggtatttttttccaagCTGTGAGATTGTTTGATCGTTATTGTTCCAAGAGAGTCGTTCTTAAGGATCAAGTAAAATTAGTTCTTGCTACTTGTCTATGGCTTGCAGCTAAGACATGGGGTGGGTGCAACCACATCATTAACAACGTCACCGTCCCCACAGGTGGTAGGTTTTATGGTCCAAATCCAAGAGCAAGAATCCCCAGAGTTTCAGAATTGGTTCATTATTGTGGCGGTAGTGAAGTGTTTGATGAATCCATGTTCATGCAAATGGAGGGTCACATTCTAGATACTTTGAATTGGGATGTTTACGAGCCAATGATTAATGACTATATCTTAAACGTGGATGAAAACTGTTTAATCCAATACGAATTGTACAAGAGTCAAGCTGAATATGCAGAAAAATTATCTCAGAACCGTAATTCTCAATTGTCACAGGACAGTGATGCTACAgtggatgaagaagatgaagattcCTCCATGAAGGATGAAGACCAAGAATTGAATTCCAAGatcaaattaattgaattgaaaaaattcttAATCGATTTGTCTACTTGGCAGTACGATCTACTCaaatatgaattatttgaaatgtCTCATGGAATATTCACAATGATTAACAGATTTACCAATCAAGATCAAACTCCATTCTTAGCTTTCCCCATTCCATCTACTAATACACAGGCTCAAATATTAAACATATTCATTAAAGGTATCTGTAACGTCCCACATTCCTTACTAGAAGTCTACAAGGGTAAAGATGGTATAATGCAATTTATTTCCATTGTCAATGAATATCAAaggaaattggaaatttctTCAGCCATGGATCTCAGCAggaaaaattcattcaGATCAGGCTATTATGATCCTCAAACAATTATTGCATGTTCTCcaatatattcaagaaatggTACCCCAATCAGAAACGTTTCCGCAAGCTCAGATATTAGTGTCTTCAGTAACATTGAACAATCGTCACCACTCACTCCACAAATGTCTGGTACATACGCTCAATTCAAGAATGAAAGTGCATGTGGTAGTGTCATCAGTGTGAACAGTGTTACGAACCATAACATTAATAGCATGAATAAGGGATCATACACGGATTGCATGGattataataaagaaaacaGAATACCGAACTCTTTAAGCCAAGTGCCACCAAGAGCTAAATTTATTAACACTGGTGTATTCCACTCACCAACTGATACGATACATAGTGGAACTAACATTAGCGATAATTCATCACTCACTTCTTTAGGAATTTCTAACATCTATGAAAATGTTGcttga
- the RAD14 gene encoding DNA repair protein RAD14 (ancestral locus Anc_6.296), whose protein sequence is MNAEQKARLEANRRQALERLKKRGILNQEQAKRIESRNEPLAKVVSTPPPLPSSISTPVSNTVDKPHNAATQNQVNQNGKRPLDNKIRPSVRKEDYIEYDFATMKNLHGGYINPEDRTSGYDYDFDDEFGNDIGSKKQKSLDDWKREQQERKALYENAPPPEHISKAPKCIECNINIEMDPVLNDVFKLQVCKSCAKDHPEKYSLLTKTECKEDYFLTDPELNDPELFHRLEKPNPHSGTFARMQLFVRCEIEKFAWKKWGGEEGLDKEWQRREEGKSERREKKYQKQIKEMRIRTRAQEYTVKLRERKYGKTHVHQFSEPIEGGKDEDGNTISRRRCIECGLETEEVMI, encoded by the coding sequence ATGAACGCTGAACAGAAGGCTAGATTAGAGGCAAATAGAAGACAGGCGTTGGAGCGACTGAAGAAGAGAGGTATCCTGAACCAAGAACAGGCTAAACGGATAGAAAGCAGGAATGAACCCCTAGCAAAAGTGGTCTCAACACCACCACCACTGCCATCCAGCATCTCTACCCCTGTTAGCAATACTGTGGATAAACCTCATAATGCGGCAACCCAGAATCAAGTTAATCAAAATGGGAAACGACCGCTAGACAATAAGATAAGACCAAGTGTTAGAAAGGAAGACTACATCGAATATGATTTTGCCACTATGAAGAATCTTCATGGTGGGTATATTAACCCTGAAGATAGAACTAGTGGTTATGATTATGACTTCGATGATGAGTTTGGTAACGATATTGGGTCTAAGAAACAGAAGTCTCTGGATGATTGGAAAAGGGAACAGCAGGAAAGAAAGGCACTATATGAAAATGCACCACCACCAGAACATATATCAAAGGCTCCAAAATGTATTGAAtgtaatattaatattgaaatggaTCCAGTGCTGAACGATGTTTTTAAATTACAAGTTTGCAAATCGTGTGCTAAAGATCATCCTGAGAAATATTCATTGTTGACTAAGACAGAATGcaaagaagattatttCCTGACAGATCCAGAATTAAATGATCCAGAATTATTTCATAGATTAGAAAAACCAAACCCTCATTCAGGAACTTTTGCAAGAATGCAATTATTTGTTAGATGTgagattgaaaaatttgccTGGAAGAAATGGGGTGGTGAAGAAGGTTTAGATAAAGAGTGGCAACGTCGTGAAGAAGGGAAATCTGAAAGAAgggaaaagaaatatcaaaaacaaATCAAGGAAATGAGAATAAGAACAAGGGCTCAAGAATACACTGTCAAATTGAGAGAACGTAAATATGGTAAAACACATGTTCATCAATTTAGCGAACCCATTGAAGGTGGaaaggatgaagatggtaACACTATATCACGTCGAAGATGCATAGAATGTGGTTTGGAAACGGAGGAGGTAATGATTTAA
- the ROT1 gene encoding Rot1p (ancestral locus Anc_6.294) has product MLSVSSVALLLIQASSFFKAGYAASDESSLYGTWSSKSNQVFTGPGFYDPVDELLIEPSLPGLSYSFTEDGWFEEATYQVAGNPKDPTCPEASLIFQHGTYEILSNGTLILTPIAVDGRQLYSNPCDDKGVSTYTRYNQTELFKSFVVEVDAYHGVYKLQLYQHDGSPMQPLYLAYKPPMMLPTQTLNPTEGASNTDSGASATDTQAVNEKRSLRTLVRRSLENRHKTSAVKVHKGFWNSDTFWYLSAGLLGLGSVMFLYS; this is encoded by the coding sequence ATGCTTTCGGTCTCATCAGTAGCACTTCTTCTAATACAAGCCTCCTCCTTCTTTAAGGCAGGCTATGCAGCAAGTGATGAATCATCCCTATACGGTACTTGgtcatcaaaatcaaatcaaGTCTTTACGGGTCCTGGATTCTATGATCCTGTAGATGAACTACTGATTGAACCTTCATTACCAGGTCTTTCATACTCTTTTACTGAGGACGGATGGTTTGAAGAAGCTACATACCAAGTCGCAGGGAACCCAAAGGATCCAACCTGCCCTGAAGCATCATTGATTTTCCAACACGGTACATATGAAATATTAAGCAATGGAACTCTAATTTTAACTCCTATTGCTGTTGACGGAAGACAATTATACAGTAACCCATGTGATGATAAAGGTGTCTCCACATATACTAGGTATAACCAAACTGAGTTGTTTAAATCATTTGTAGTGGAAGTGGACGCATACCACGGTGTGTACAAATTACAATTATATCAACACGATGGGTCTCCAATGCAACCATTATATCTAGCTTATAAGCCACCGATGATGTTACCAACTCAAACTTTGAATCCAACTGAAGGTGCTTCTAATACTGATTCTGGTGCTAGTGCCACTGACACCCAAGCTGTTAACGAAAAAAGATCACTCAGAACATTAGTGAGAAGAAGTTTAGAAAATAGACATAAGACAAGTGCAGTGAAAGTTCATAAGGGATTTTGGAATTCTGATACTTTTTGGTATCTATCTGCAGGTTTGCTTGGACTTGGTTCTGTCATGTTCCTATACTCTTGA
- the VTI1 gene encoding v-SNARE protein VTI1 (ancestral locus Anc_6.287): MSSLLSSYESDFKTTFEQAISSIQIAPNQPLPQRNSTLKEIEEQKDELLDLVDQMEIEINTSVTNPNDRANYKSKLRDFKKDVQEKIKQPLQKLVDLKDRDLLFGDTTLDGVDGEEGSYENEQQRQQMLANHALLTKSGDKLRDASRLANETEGIGSQIMNDLRSQRETLENSRQTLFQADSYVDKSIRTLKIMSTRLIANKFISYAIIAVLILLILLVLFSKFR, translated from the coding sequence ATGAGTTCTTTATTATCCTCTTATGAATCGGACTTCAAGACGACGTTTGAGCAGGCAATATCAAGCATTCAAATTGCCCCAAATCAACCCCTACCACAAAGGAACAGTACTCtaaaggaaattgaagaacaaaaggaTGAGTTACTTGACCTGGTAGATCAAatggaaattgaaattaatacATCAGTGACAAACCCTAATGATCGTGCCAACTATAAATCTAAATTACGTGATTTTAAGAAAGATGTACAGGAGAAAATTAAACAACCCTTACAGAAACTGGTTGATTTAAAAGATAGAGATTTATTGTTTGGAGATACTACATTGGATGGTGTAGATGGTGAAGAAGGAAGCTATGAAAATGAACAGCAGAGACAGCAGATGCTAGCGAATCATGCATTGTTGACAAAGTCAGGAGACAAACTAAGAGATGCAAGCAGATTAGCTAATGAAACTGAAGGCATTGGATCACAAATTATGAATGATTTGAGGTCACAAAGAGAAACTCTAGAAAATTCAAGGCAGACATTATTCCAAGCAGATTCTTATGTGGACAAAAGTATAAGAACTTTGAAAATCATGAGTACCAGACTAATTGCCAATAAGTTCATAAGTTATGCCATTATTGCAGTATTGATACTCTTAATTCTGTTGGTTTTATTCTCCAAATTTAGGTAG